A genomic stretch from Candidatus Baltobacteraceae bacterium includes:
- the paaK gene encoding phenylacetate--CoA ligase PaaK produces the protein MSAAELEPIERASRDELAALQLERLRAAVRGAYERVPFYREAFERAGAHPHDLRAFGDLSRFPFLEKKHFREHYPFGLFAVPREQIVRLHASSGTTGKATVVGYTRGDIETWTNLMARSIRAAGGRPGDVAQVSYGYGLFTGGLGAHYGAERLGCTVIPISGGQTERQVQLIADLQPRIILVTPSYMLAIAEEMVRQGLDPHACSLEIGIFGAEPWTLEMRAQIETLLGIDAVDIYGLSEIMGPGVAVECIETKDGLTLWEDHFYPEIIDPETGAVLPEGAFGELVLTTLTKEALPAIRYRTRDLTRLLPGTARPGMRRLERITGRSDDMLIVRGVNVFPSQLEELVVRDPRLSPHYQIHLTRSGALDEVTLRVEVQAGVPQAHHAECARALAATIKAYAGVTMTIDVLEPGTIPRSQGKAVRVVDQRKRA, from the coding sequence GTGAGCGCAGCGGAACTCGAACCGATCGAGCGCGCAAGCCGCGACGAACTCGCGGCGCTGCAGCTCGAGCGACTGCGCGCGGCGGTGAGAGGCGCCTACGAACGCGTGCCGTTCTACCGCGAGGCCTTCGAGCGCGCGGGCGCGCACCCGCACGACCTGCGCGCGTTCGGCGATCTCTCGCGCTTCCCGTTCTTGGAGAAGAAGCATTTTCGCGAGCACTATCCCTTCGGGCTCTTCGCCGTGCCCCGCGAGCAGATCGTCCGTCTGCATGCTTCGAGCGGTACGACCGGTAAAGCGACCGTGGTCGGGTACACGCGCGGCGACATCGAGACATGGACCAATCTGATGGCGCGTTCGATTCGCGCCGCCGGCGGGCGTCCGGGCGATGTCGCGCAGGTATCCTACGGCTACGGCCTCTTCACCGGCGGACTGGGCGCTCATTACGGCGCGGAGCGGCTCGGCTGTACCGTGATTCCGATCTCGGGTGGACAAACCGAACGGCAGGTGCAGCTCATCGCGGATTTGCAGCCGCGCATCATCTTGGTGACGCCGAGCTACATGCTCGCGATCGCGGAAGAGATGGTGCGGCAAGGACTCGACCCGCACGCCTGCAGTCTCGAGATCGGCATTTTCGGCGCGGAGCCGTGGACGCTCGAGATGCGCGCGCAGATCGAGACGCTCCTCGGGATCGACGCGGTCGACATCTACGGGCTCTCCGAGATCATGGGACCGGGCGTTGCGGTCGAATGTATCGAGACCAAAGACGGACTCACGCTCTGGGAAGATCATTTCTATCCGGAAATCATCGATCCCGAAACCGGCGCGGTCCTTCCCGAGGGCGCGTTCGGCGAACTCGTGCTAACCACGCTGACCAAAGAGGCGTTGCCGGCGATTCGCTACCGGACCCGTGATCTGACCCGGCTCTTGCCGGGAACGGCGCGTCCGGGAATGCGCCGGCTGGAACGCATCACCGGACGCTCGGATGACATGCTGATCGTGCGCGGGGTCAACGTCTTTCCCTCGCAACTCGAAGAACTGGTCGTGCGCGACCCGCGGCTCTCGCCCCATTACCAGATTCACCTCACCCGCAGCGGCGCACTCGACGAAGTCACGCTGCGGGTCGAGGTGCAAGCCGGCGTGCCGCAGGCGCATCATGCCGAATGTGCGCGCGCGCTGGCGGCGACGATCAAGGCGTATGCCGGCGTGACGATGACGATCGACGTGCTCGAACCGGGTACGATCCCGCGCTCGCAGGGGAAAGCGGTGCGCGTCGTCGATCAGCGCAAACGGGCGTAA
- a CDS encoding cytochrome P450: protein MEGLTPITAVLAENPYPYYARLVEERPFYYDDELRTWVASSMAVVDAVLSNDVLRVRPVSEPIPAIMRGSALGEVFARMVRMNDGARHDAMRLVVRRMIEEPERALAGGEPRTDSDLLHTWMFEYPTHVVASMLGVPREEQRGIAAHARALARAIAPNAQLHDVQRADASVEALHVVFSSRFHDENERANAIGLLFQTYDATAGLIGNTLYQLCVASPEVREEALRDRTTLARFVAEVLRLDPPVHNTRRFAAGDTVIDGTAIPGGETILVLLAAAGCTFGLGIHACIAAQLATELAAFAVARVHASGLEIAALKRDGFHRSLNVRIPRFAQ, encoded by the coding sequence GTGGAGGGACTGACGCCGATCACCGCGGTCCTCGCAGAAAACCCGTATCCCTATTATGCGCGGCTGGTTGAAGAACGGCCGTTTTATTACGACGACGAGCTGCGGACATGGGTCGCCTCGAGCATGGCCGTCGTCGACGCCGTATTGAGCAACGACGTGCTTCGCGTCCGGCCGGTGAGCGAGCCCATCCCCGCGATCATGCGGGGAAGCGCGCTCGGCGAGGTCTTTGCGCGCATGGTTCGCATGAACGACGGCGCTCGCCACGACGCGATGCGGCTCGTCGTCAGGCGCATGATCGAAGAGCCGGAGCGTGCGCTCGCGGGCGGCGAGCCCCGGACGGATTCCGATCTCCTGCACACGTGGATGTTCGAATATCCGACTCATGTCGTCGCTTCGATGCTCGGCGTTCCGCGCGAAGAGCAGCGAGGAATCGCCGCCCACGCCCGCGCCCTTGCGCGCGCGATTGCTCCGAACGCGCAATTGCATGACGTGCAGCGGGCCGACGCCTCGGTCGAAGCGTTGCACGTCGTGTTCTCATCGCGCTTTCACGACGAAAACGAACGTGCCAATGCAATCGGATTGCTGTTTCAAACCTATGACGCGACCGCCGGCCTGATCGGCAACACGCTATATCAGCTGTGCGTTGCCTCGCCCGAGGTGCGTGAGGAGGCGTTGCGAGATCGAACGACGCTCGCGCGGTTCGTCGCCGAGGTGCTCCGGCTCGACCCGCCGGTCCACAATACGCGGCGCTTTGCGGCCGGCGACACGGTGATCGACGGAACGGCGATACCCGGCGGTGAGACGATCCTCGTACTGCTCGCCGCCGCGGGCTGCACGTTCGGCCTCGGCATCCACGCGTGCATCGCGGCGCAGCTCGCGACCGAACTCGCCGCATTCGCCGTAGCGCGCGTGCATGCGTCCGGTCTCGAGATCGCCGCGCTCAAGCGCGACGGCTTTCATCGCTCGCTGAACGTCCGGATTCCCCGCTTCGCGCAGTGA
- a CDS encoding helix-turn-helix transcriptional regulator, whose protein sequence is MKTGYCLQRTADPDIAEIAALIGERGRAAMLMALLDGRELTASELALRAGMSPQAATAHLKKLAAAGLLAVRPAGRNRFFRIGSAEVGHAVEGLAAIAPPARIVALGQSTALERLRRARSCYDHLAGELGVGVTHRFIERGAIVNRGSAFELTPSGERLLHEFGIDVERARAQRRSFARTCLDWTQRRPHLAGSLGASVFDLFLRNSWVTRSSSERSLRVTPEGRHALEAHFGLTWRD, encoded by the coding sequence ATGAAGACCGGCTACTGCCTGCAACGGACTGCCGACCCCGACATCGCCGAGATCGCCGCGCTGATCGGTGAGCGCGGACGCGCCGCGATGCTGATGGCTCTGCTCGACGGGCGGGAACTGACCGCCTCGGAGCTCGCCCTGCGCGCCGGAATGTCGCCGCAAGCGGCCACGGCGCATTTGAAAAAACTCGCTGCCGCCGGACTGTTGGCCGTCCGTCCCGCCGGCCGAAATCGGTTCTTTCGGATCGGTTCGGCGGAGGTCGGCCACGCGGTCGAGGGGCTGGCGGCGATCGCACCGCCGGCGCGCATCGTTGCCCTCGGGCAGAGCACTGCGCTCGAACGCCTGCGGCGCGCGCGCTCGTGTTACGACCATCTGGCCGGCGAACTCGGCGTCGGCGTAACCCACCGCTTCATCGAGCGCGGCGCCATCGTCAATCGCGGCAGCGCGTTCGAACTCACCCCGAGCGGAGAGCGGCTGCTGCACGAATTCGGCATCGACGTCGAGCGCGCGCGCGCACAGCGGCGCAGCTTTGCGCGCACCTGTCTGGACTGGACGCAGCGCCGGCCGCACTTGGCCGGAAGCCTCGGCGCGTCGGTCTTCGATCTCTTTCTGCGCAATTCGTGGGTGACGCGCAGCTCCTCCGAACGTTCGCTGCGCGTCACGCCCGAAGGACGTCACGCGCTCGAAGCGCATTTTGGGTTGACGTGGAGGGACTGA
- a CDS encoding M55 family metallopeptidase: MKLYLSTDMEGVAGVCAWQQVDARTPHPEYALYRRYYTLEVAAAIEGARRAGAGEVLVNDSHGPMRNLLFDDLPDDVRVIFGNRKPYSMVQDANSGFGGAFFVGYHGGIGEADAVLCHTYTPAVIYELRLNGVRCSEATINAALLGAESVPLLMITGDRTTVEGVQAQMPWVHGVIVKESIGTFSADSLSPAAAQRAIADGAAYALANAGKAKPFVLASPIEMRVTLAKTEQADYVAIIPGFERSGSREVRFVDDDIHTIFKAFVATFRLGALA, from the coding sequence ATGAAGCTCTATCTCTCGACCGACATGGAAGGCGTCGCCGGCGTCTGCGCCTGGCAGCAAGTCGACGCGCGCACGCCGCATCCCGAGTACGCGCTCTACCGCCGCTACTACACCCTCGAAGTCGCCGCCGCGATCGAGGGCGCGCGCCGGGCGGGCGCCGGCGAGGTCCTGGTCAACGATTCGCACGGCCCGATGCGCAATCTGCTCTTCGACGACTTGCCGGACGACGTTCGCGTGATCTTCGGCAATCGCAAACCGTATTCGATGGTGCAAGACGCGAATTCGGGGTTCGGCGGGGCGTTCTTCGTCGGCTACCACGGCGGAATCGGCGAGGCCGACGCGGTGCTCTGCCATACGTATACCCCCGCGGTGATCTACGAATTGCGGCTGAACGGCGTGCGCTGCAGCGAAGCGACGATCAATGCCGCACTGCTCGGCGCGGAGAGCGTGCCGCTGCTGATGATCACCGGCGACCGTACGACGGTCGAAGGCGTGCAGGCGCAGATGCCGTGGGTGCACGGCGTGATCGTCAAGGAATCGATCGGCACGTTCAGCGCCGATTCGCTCTCGCCGGCCGCCGCGCAGCGCGCGATCGCCGACGGCGCCGCGTACGCACTCGCCAACGCCGGGAAGGCGAAGCCGTTCGTCCTTGCCTCACCCATCGAGATGCGCGTGACGCTCGCCAAGACGGAGCAAGCCGACTACGTTGCGATCATCCCCGGCTTCGAGCGCAGCGGCTCGCGCGAAGTCCGTTTCGTCGACGACGACATCCACACGATCTTCAAAGCGTTCGTCGCCACCTTCCGCCTCGGCGCGCTGGCCTAG
- a CDS encoding M55 family metallopeptidase — MRIYVSADMEGTAGVCSWAQVDPSNAHEYPIYRRYMTREVHAAIDGARETGAREFLINDSHWDMRNLLWDELPPDVRVISGARKPFSMAQGAEQRFDAAFFTGYHARIGEANAVLAHTYSDATLYDVRVNGMPCTEALLNAAILGLYDTPVVLVTGDRATIESVRAALPWITGVAVKDAIGYYSANSLTPAAACAAIRDGAREALAGLPHAKPFTFDPPIELVIETLKVEQADFMELLPRIERIGARAIRFRHDDYLTVFRAFLAAMRIGSAANQPA; from the coding sequence GTGAGAATCTACGTCAGCGCCGACATGGAAGGAACCGCCGGCGTCTGCTCGTGGGCGCAGGTCGATCCGTCGAACGCGCACGAGTATCCCATCTATCGCCGCTACATGACGCGCGAAGTGCACGCCGCGATCGACGGCGCGCGCGAGACCGGCGCGCGCGAGTTCTTGATCAACGACTCGCACTGGGACATGCGCAACCTGCTCTGGGACGAGCTTCCGCCCGACGTGCGCGTGATCTCCGGTGCGCGCAAGCCGTTCTCGATGGCGCAAGGGGCCGAGCAGCGATTCGACGCCGCCTTCTTCACCGGGTACCACGCCCGGATCGGCGAGGCCAACGCCGTGCTCGCGCACACCTACAGCGACGCCACGCTCTACGACGTGCGCGTCAACGGAATGCCGTGCACCGAAGCGCTGCTCAACGCGGCAATCCTGGGTCTCTACGACACACCGGTCGTTCTGGTGACCGGCGATCGCGCAACGATCGAGTCGGTCAGGGCCGCGCTGCCGTGGATCACCGGCGTCGCGGTGAAGGACGCCATCGGCTACTACAGCGCCAATTCACTCACGCCGGCGGCAGCGTGCGCGGCGATACGGGACGGTGCGCGCGAAGCGCTTGCCGGGCTGCCGCACGCCAAGCCGTTCACCTTCGATCCGCCGATCGAACTCGTCATCGAGACCCTCAAGGTCGAGCAAGCCGATTTCATGGAACTGCTCCCGCGCATCGAGCGCATCGGCGCGCGGGCGATCCGCTTTCGGCACGACGACTATCTCACCGTCTTTCGCGCGTTTTTAGCCGCGATGCGCATCGGCAGCGCGGCGAATCAGCCGGCATGA
- a CDS encoding tetratricopeptide repeat protein — protein sequence MSDQGRRGLPPRIYLPIVVVIAVLFLGLMGYLVALGFGVTGSVFGKSGNAASVVQGSADNVQGGGPPPAVMEQLATLRARIATHPRDDVAITQLADEYLAAGKFAQAIPLYRRALAVNPKNVAAQTGLAEAQESLRETQP from the coding sequence GTGTCAGATCAAGGCCGGCGCGGGCTTCCTCCGCGCATCTACCTCCCCATCGTCGTGGTGATCGCGGTCCTCTTCCTGGGCCTCATGGGCTATTTGGTCGCCCTCGGCTTCGGCGTGACCGGTTCGGTTTTCGGCAAGAGCGGCAACGCCGCGTCGGTCGTACAAGGTTCAGCGGACAACGTGCAAGGCGGCGGCCCGCCGCCCGCCGTGATGGAGCAGCTCGCGACGCTGCGCGCGCGGATCGCGACGCATCCCCGCGACGACGTCGCGATCACGCAACTCGCCGACGAGTACCTGGCAGCGGGAAAATTCGCCCAGGCGATTCCACTCTACCGGCGCGCGCTCGCGGTCAACCCGAAGAACGTCGCGGCACAAACGGGACTAGCCGAAGCGCAGGAGAGCCTGCGCGAAACGCAACCGTGA
- a CDS encoding SprT family zinc-dependent metalloprotease has protein sequence MTPSEADLQLLFARLNYEHFNGEIPDCRIRYNARFSNSAGRITYSGHPLLIELSPKHFRKYPQALEETLLHEMVHAWCYARWRDTGHGARFKKKMRECGLTSIYHDLGNVRPLNESSKRYILRCEQCAFEVLRRKRPGKPASCPRCDKRRFNPKFPLTIYEITGMEAIGSTLDAAKAARRGW, from the coding sequence GTGACCCCGAGTGAAGCCGATCTCCAACTCCTCTTTGCTCGTCTGAACTACGAGCATTTCAACGGCGAGATCCCGGACTGCCGCATCCGCTACAACGCGCGTTTCTCGAATTCGGCTGGGCGGATTACCTATTCCGGCCATCCGCTGCTGATCGAACTCTCGCCCAAACACTTTCGCAAGTATCCGCAAGCGCTGGAAGAAACGTTGCTCCACGAGATGGTCCACGCGTGGTGCTACGCACGCTGGCGCGATACCGGTCACGGCGCGCGTTTCAAGAAGAAGATGCGCGAGTGCGGGCTCACCTCGATCTACCATGACCTCGGCAACGTGCGCCCGCTCAACGAGTCGAGTAAACGCTACATCCTGCGCTGCGAGCAGTGCGCCTTCGAAGTGCTGCGGCGCAAGCGCCCGGGAAAACCGGCGAGTTGCCCCCGCTGCGACAAACGCCGGTTCAATCCAAAATTTCCGCTCACGATTTACGAGATCACCGGCATGGAGGCAATCGGCTCGACGCTCGACGCGGCAAAAGCTGCGCGGCGCGGCTGGTAG
- a CDS encoding TetR/AcrR family transcriptional regulator, with protein MAPSRRSVILAACSELFEHRGYYGTSLRMIARASGMTASLLQKYFPTKESIIAAFVEQAIDEIDAFVAILRADSATIDDPHELLRHVGEALVAMLDKKRGFFMTWMMCPELIEPYRDSLPHFLTAGHKTLAQALSKQTGLSFEVAFLRVRIFFGAIFTAVIFYDHLGFPGTREEAMSERLERVVESVLCEPSWKEESLALM; from the coding sequence TTGGCTCCCTCCCGTCGCAGCGTAATCCTTGCGGCCTGCTCTGAACTCTTCGAGCATCGCGGCTATTACGGTACGTCCCTGCGGATGATCGCGCGCGCGTCCGGCATGACGGCCTCGCTCCTGCAAAAATATTTCCCTACCAAAGAGTCGATCATCGCGGCGTTCGTCGAACAGGCGATCGACGAGATCGATGCGTTCGTTGCGATCTTGCGCGCGGACTCGGCGACGATCGATGACCCGCATGAGCTCTTACGCCACGTTGGCGAGGCGCTGGTCGCCATGCTCGACAAGAAGCGCGGATTTTTCATGACGTGGATGATGTGCCCGGAGCTGATCGAGCCCTATCGCGATTCGCTGCCGCACTTCCTCACCGCCGGGCACAAGACGCTCGCGCAGGCGCTCTCCAAACAGACCGGCTTATCATTCGAAGTCGCATTCCTGCGCGTCCGTATTTTCTTCGGCGCCATCTTCACGGCGGTTATCTTTTACGATCATCTCGGCTTTCCCGGAACCCGCGAAGAGGCGATGTCCGAACGCCTCGAACGCGTGGTAGAGTCGGTACTGTGCGAACCCTCGTGGAAAGAGGAATCGCTCGCGCTGATGTAA
- a CDS encoding putative toxin-antitoxin system toxin component, PIN family: MIRLRVVLDANVLAPGLVSRRSSSAEIVRLWRLGLFEVLVTGKLIGETAETLKALGLQDYEVVELVEIIASNPDAIVFLKHQVFGCVDPADDYLFETAIVGQASIIVSRDMDLQALPKPLQHQLNLHHVRVMTDLEFLAYLRRHIFSPLAFDPRFVSFDDLQGPLKEVSCVVCRHGFHWDFPCGQTYADESGAPWLCECPLKAGLQPA, translated from the coding sequence ATGATCCGTCTTAGGGTTGTGCTCGACGCAAACGTGCTCGCTCCCGGACTCGTAAGCCGGCGCTCGTCTTCTGCCGAGATAGTACGACTTTGGCGCCTCGGATTATTCGAGGTGCTGGTGACGGGAAAGCTGATCGGTGAAACTGCCGAGACGCTCAAGGCGCTCGGTCTCCAAGATTACGAGGTCGTAGAGCTGGTCGAAATCATTGCCTCTAACCCCGACGCGATTGTCTTTCTGAAACATCAGGTTTTCGGATGCGTTGACCCCGCAGACGATTATCTCTTCGAAACGGCGATCGTGGGGCAGGCATCGATTATCGTGTCCCGTGACATGGACTTGCAAGCGTTACCAAAGCCGCTCCAACACCAGCTGAATCTTCATCACGTACGCGTCATGACCGACCTGGAGTTCCTGGCCTACCTCCGCCGCCATATCTTTTCACCCCTTGCTTTCGATCCACGGTTCGTCAGCTTCGATGACCTCCAGGGCCCCCTGAAGGAGGTATCTTGTGTCGTGTGCCGCCACGGATTCCATTGGGACTTTCCGTGTGGGCAGACCTATGCGGATGAAAGCGGAGCGCCGTGGCTCTGCGAGTGCCCGCTCAAGGCTGGTCTTCAGCCGGCATAG
- the fumC gene encoding class II fumarate hydratase, giving the protein MTTVSSTANGAVKTRVESDSMGKIEVPADKYYGAQSARSLIHFDIGEGSWPKDRMPKQVIVAMAQLKKAAALVNHDLGKLDDEKTKLIVQAADEVIAGKLDAHFPLRIWQTGSGTQTNMNVNEVISNRAIEIAGGEMGSKKPIHPNDHVNMSQSSNDTFPTAMHMAAAEAVVNMLPAVQKLRDALDVKAKQWKGIVKVGRTHLQDATPLTLGQEFSGYVTQLDRAMVAIKESLNHLYDLAIGGTAVGTGLNAHPEFAERMAKKLSELTGLPFRSHPNKFTALASHDDFVFASGALKTLGAALMKIANDVRWLASGPRAGIGELILPENEPGSSIMPGKVNPTQSEAMTMVVAQVFGNDVAISFGASQGNFELNVFNPVMISNFLHSSNLLRDTCTMFREHAVEGLQANEPVIAKYLAQSLMTVTALAPKIGYDKAAEIAKKAHHEGTTLKDAALALGHVSAQDFDTYVVPKDMTYPK; this is encoded by the coding sequence ATGACGACTGTAAGCAGCACCGCCAACGGGGCAGTCAAAACGCGCGTCGAGTCGGACTCGATGGGCAAGATCGAGGTTCCCGCGGACAAGTACTACGGCGCGCAATCGGCGCGTTCGCTCATCCATTTCGACATCGGTGAAGGCAGCTGGCCGAAGGACCGCATGCCCAAGCAAGTGATCGTTGCGATGGCGCAGCTCAAGAAGGCAGCGGCGCTGGTCAACCACGATCTCGGCAAGCTCGACGACGAGAAGACCAAATTGATCGTGCAGGCCGCCGACGAAGTGATCGCCGGCAAACTCGATGCCCACTTCCCGCTGCGCATTTGGCAGACCGGCTCGGGCACGCAGACCAACATGAACGTGAACGAGGTCATTTCAAACCGCGCGATCGAGATCGCGGGCGGTGAGATGGGTTCGAAAAAGCCGATTCATCCGAACGATCACGTCAACATGTCGCAGTCGTCGAACGACACGTTCCCGACCGCGATGCACATGGCGGCCGCGGAAGCCGTCGTCAACATGCTGCCCGCCGTGCAGAAGCTCCGCGACGCGCTCGACGTCAAAGCCAAGCAGTGGAAAGGCATCGTCAAGGTCGGCCGCACTCATCTCCAAGATGCGACGCCGCTCACGCTCGGTCAAGAGTTTTCAGGCTACGTGACGCAGTTGGACCGCGCAATGGTCGCGATCAAAGAATCGCTCAACCATCTCTACGATCTTGCGATCGGCGGAACGGCAGTCGGCACCGGGCTCAACGCACACCCCGAATTCGCCGAGCGCATGGCCAAGAAACTGAGTGAGCTGACGGGGCTGCCGTTCCGCTCGCATCCCAACAAGTTCACCGCGCTCGCTTCGCACGACGACTTCGTCTTCGCCTCGGGTGCGCTCAAGACGCTCGGTGCGGCGTTGATGAAGATCGCCAACGATGTTCGCTGGCTAGCATCGGGCCCGCGCGCCGGAATCGGGGAGCTGATTCTGCCGGAGAACGAGCCGGGCAGCTCGATCATGCCGGGCAAGGTGAATCCGACGCAATCCGAAGCGATGACGATGGTCGTGGCGCAGGTCTTCGGCAATGACGTGGCGATCAGCTTCGGCGCCTCGCAGGGAAACTTCGAACTGAACGTCTTCAACCCGGTGATGATCTCGAACTTCCTGCACAGCAGCAATCTTCTGCGCGATACGTGTACGATGTTCCGCGAACACGCGGTCGAGGGACTGCAAGCCAACGAGCCGGTGATCGCCAAGTACTTGGCGCAGTCGCTGATGACCGTTACCGCACTCGCGCCGAAGATCGGCTACGACAAAGCGGCGGAGATCGCCAAGAAGGCGCACCACGAAGGGACGACGCTCAAAGACGCAGCGCTTGCGCTCGGCCACGTGAGCGCGCAAGACTTCGATACGTATGTGGTCCCCAAAGACATGACCTATCCGAAGTAG
- a CDS encoding PilZ domain-containing protein, with protein sequence MAGEHPASLVSLEAPTMVSSGGKAPVMAIIEEISAAECRMRSVNFFASGADVEFSVVLHGSAPIPLRGTIASATRNGSRLAYVVVLESTVREAYAIARAVGIARARSQPHAPEVHTGNGLTRSSVRVPVDFAFHYAQAGSEGVARATNLSTGGLLMNSHERLAVGAALELRLPLGQEMTRLHGRIVAHQADTTSYNLAFYDISNAARDALARYVDAHLTNK encoded by the coding sequence ATGGCCGGTGAGCACCCCGCATCGCTCGTCTCTTTGGAGGCCCCGACGATGGTCAGTTCCGGCGGTAAAGCGCCGGTGATGGCGATCATCGAAGAGATCAGCGCAGCCGAGTGCCGGATGCGATCGGTAAATTTTTTTGCCAGCGGAGCGGACGTGGAATTCAGCGTCGTCCTCCACGGCTCCGCGCCGATCCCGCTCCGCGGCACGATCGCGTCGGCGACACGGAACGGTTCGCGTTTGGCCTACGTCGTCGTTCTGGAATCGACGGTGCGGGAAGCGTACGCGATCGCCCGTGCCGTCGGAATCGCACGGGCGCGCTCGCAGCCGCATGCGCCCGAGGTGCACACCGGAAACGGGCTGACGCGTTCCAGCGTACGCGTTCCGGTCGATTTCGCGTTCCATTACGCGCAGGCCGGAAGCGAAGGGGTGGCGCGGGCAACGAACCTCTCGACCGGCGGACTGCTCATGAATTCGCACGAGAGGCTGGCCGTCGGCGCGGCGCTCGAGCTTCGCCTCCCGCTCGGGCAAGAGATGACCCGCCTCCACGGCCGAATCGTCGCGCATCAAGCGGACACCACGAGCTACAACCTCGCGTTCTACGACATAAGCAACGCAGCGCGCGATGCACTCGCGCGCTACGTTGACGCTCATCTAACCAATAAATAG
- a CDS encoding PilZ domain-containing protein produces the protein MSNDQAAGLASLEAPTMVTIGGAPAVMAIIEHLSASECRMRSVKLFDFGARIEFNAVLSGSQPIPLVGVIASHKQNGARYAYVVGLDTTTEQGEAILRAVAAARSRGPAPVSVPDVPSTNGLTRTSVRIPVDFEVRCTHAAADYAVRATDLSSGGLLMNSNHTFPVGASLELRLPIGNEPVAVHGRVVAHQAASPNYNIAFYDVTHEARERIERYIDSRLVT, from the coding sequence ATGTCCAACGATCAGGCTGCGGGCTTGGCGTCGCTGGAAGCACCGACGATGGTTACTATCGGCGGCGCACCGGCTGTTATGGCAATCATCGAACACTTGAGCGCCTCCGAGTGCCGGATGCGTTCGGTCAAGCTTTTCGATTTCGGAGCACGGATCGAGTTCAACGCGGTGCTATCCGGATCGCAGCCGATTCCACTGGTGGGCGTAATCGCTTCGCACAAACAGAACGGCGCGCGTTACGCGTACGTCGTAGGGCTCGACACGACGACCGAGCAAGGCGAGGCGATCTTGCGCGCGGTTGCCGCCGCTCGATCGCGTGGTCCGGCGCCGGTCAGCGTGCCGGACGTGCCGAGCACCAATGGATTGACCCGCACGAGCGTTCGCATCCCGGTCGATTTCGAGGTTCGCTGCACGCACGCTGCGGCGGACTACGCCGTGCGGGCAACGGACCTCTCGAGCGGCGGCCTCTTGATGAACTCGAACCACACGTTCCCCGTTGGCGCGTCTCTCGAGCTGCGGCTTCCGATTGGCAACGAGCCGGTAGCCGTGCACGGACGAGTCGTCGCGCATCAAGCAGCCAGCCCGAATTACAACATCGCCTTCTACGACGTGACGCATGAAGCGCGCGAACGCATCGAGCGCTACATCGACTCACGTCTCGTCACGTAG